GCAGGAGCCCACGATCCGCACCGACCACACACTCCCCGCGACGATCAACGACGACGAGGCCACCGCCCGCGCCGTCGCCGCATTCCGCCGCACGTTCGGCGATGCCTCGGTCATCGACCCCGGCCTCTTCACCGGCAGCGAAGACGTGTCGTGGTTCGCACGCGACGCGGGCGTGCCGCTCGTGTTCTGGTTCTGGGGCGGCGCCGACCCGGAGCGCTTCGCCGCCGCTGAGGCCGCAGGGACGATCAACAGCGACATCCCCACGAACCACTCGCCGTTCTTCGCACCCGAGATCCACCCGACCATCGAGGTCGGCGTGAGCGCGATGCGCGCCGCAGCGCGCGAGTTCCTCAGCTGAGGCGGATGCTACGCGTCCATCACCCGCACGGTTGACGTCGGCGGCGGGGGCGGGGCGATCGCCCCGACGGTCGACGAACGCGCCTCGCGGTGCAGCTGCTCCATCCGCGAGTCGAGTTCCGTGGCTGCATCTGCCGCGGCTGTCAGACTGTCGACCAGGTGCGCCGGAACCCGCTGCGAGAACTTGTAGTAGATCTTGTGCTCAAGGCTGGCCCAGAAGTCCATGGCGATCGTGCGGAACTGCACCTCGACCGGAACCATGAGCGCCCCGGTCGAGAGGTAGACGGGCACCTCGACGATGGCGTGCAGGCTGCGGTAGCCGTTGTCCTTGGGCTGGGCGATGTAGTCCTTGACGATGCGCACCGTGACGTCGTCCTGCGCCGTGAGCAGGTCGAAGAGCCGGTAGACATCGGCGACGAAACTGCAGGTCACCCGCACGCCGGCGATGTCGGTGATGTGCTCGCGGATCGACGCGAAGTCGGGCTCGATGCCGCGACGGGCGACCTTCTCGACGATGCTGTCGGGAGTC
The DNA window shown above is from Microbacterium keratanolyticum and carries:
- a CDS encoding GTP pyrophosphokinase, translating into MTTVSPADITNTDSVITEAAISEARELRDEFQRFLREYEFGMREIETKISILRDEFTHDHDYNPIEHVKSRLKTPDSIVEKVARRGIEPDFASIREHITDIAGVRVTCSFVADVYRLFDLLTAQDDVTVRIVKDYIAQPKDNGYRSLHAIVEVPVYLSTGALMVPVEVQFRTIAMDFWASLEHKIYYKFSQRVPAHLVDSLTAAADAATELDSRMEQLHREARSSTVGAIAPPPPPTSTVRVMDA